From one Variovorax sp. PBL-H6 genomic stretch:
- a CDS encoding TRAP transporter large permease encodes MSAWILPAWLLLGGSTLLLFVGLPVAFAFLVTNLLGAWIYLGGEAGLGQLVRNSVVAVTSFSLTPIPLFILMGEILFHTGLAVKVIEGVERLITGVPGRLAVVAVVAGTVFSAISGSTIATTAMLGSLMVPVMLQRGYHPTMATGPIMAIGAVDMLIPPSALSVLLGSLANISISGLLIGGIVPGVLLSIGFVAWIVLRSAMNPSLAPATEFKHFHGWERFEPFFQYVLPLLSIFGVVVGAMVAGWSTPTESAALGVVATLVIALAYRALSMEALMKSLRGTIGISGMILLIIMGATTFAQILTFSGASNGIVEAITGTGLGPMAIIAGMMLILIFLGIFVDQVSMMLITIPIFMPIVQKLGVDPIWFGIMFLMCMQMGLLLPPHGLLLMTMKGVAPSSVSMAHIFRAVVPYVAMSVLLLAAMFFFPPLATWLPGIIK; translated from the coding sequence ATGAGTGCCTGGATCCTTCCTGCGTGGCTGCTCCTCGGCGGGTCCACGTTGCTTCTCTTCGTCGGCCTGCCGGTGGCGTTCGCCTTCCTGGTCACCAACCTGCTCGGCGCCTGGATCTATCTGGGCGGTGAGGCTGGACTGGGGCAGCTGGTGCGCAACAGCGTCGTTGCAGTGACCAGCTTCTCGTTGACGCCGATTCCGCTGTTCATTCTCATGGGCGAGATCCTCTTCCACACCGGCTTGGCGGTGAAGGTGATCGAGGGCGTCGAGCGGCTGATCACGGGCGTGCCGGGCCGGCTGGCGGTCGTGGCGGTGGTTGCCGGAACCGTGTTCTCCGCAATCTCCGGGTCGACGATTGCCACCACGGCGATGTTGGGCTCCCTGATGGTGCCCGTCATGTTGCAGCGGGGGTATCACCCGACCATGGCCACCGGCCCCATCATGGCAATTGGCGCGGTCGACATGCTGATCCCGCCGAGCGCGCTTTCGGTGCTTCTGGGAAGCCTCGCGAACATCTCGATCTCGGGGCTTCTGATTGGCGGGATCGTCCCCGGCGTCCTGCTTTCGATCGGCTTCGTCGCCTGGATCGTGCTGCGCTCCGCGATGAATCCATCCCTGGCACCGGCCACCGAATTCAAGCACTTCCACGGGTGGGAACGATTCGAGCCGTTCTTCCAGTACGTGCTGCCGCTGCTCTCGATTTTCGGAGTGGTCGTCGGTGCCATGGTGGCGGGCTGGTCCACGCCGACCGAGAGCGCAGCGCTGGGGGTGGTCGCGACCCTGGTCATCGCCCTGGCTTACCGAGCGCTGTCCATGGAAGCGCTGATGAAGTCGCTGCGTGGGACGATCGGAATCTCGGGAATGATCCTGCTGATCATCATGGGCGCGACCACCTTCGCGCAGATCCTCACCTTCTCCGGTGCGTCCAATGGCATCGTCGAGGCGATCACCGGCACCGGACTGGGACCGATGGCGATCATCGCGGGGATGATGCTGATCCTGATCTTCCTGGGCATCTTCGTCGACCAGGTGAGCATGATGCTCATCACGATCCCCATCTTCATGCCGATCGTCCAGAAGCTCGGGGTCGATCCGATCTGGTTCGGAATCATGTTTCTCATGTGCATGCAGATGGGCCTGCTGCTGCCCCCGCACGGCCTGCTTCTGATGACCATGAAGGGCGTCGCGCCGTCGAGTGTGAGCATGGCCCACATCTTCCGCGCAGTCGTGCCTTACGTTGCGATGAGCGTGTTGCTGCTCGCCGCCATGTTCTTCTTCCCACCCCTAGCCACCTGGCTGCCAGGAATCATCAAATGA
- a CDS encoding AMP-binding protein, translating into MSGIETRPRLPLPEVVYTPAAQAERYLREGAWRPITIGNALRQAAREFPQRTAYVCDDRRISFAEVDEKSSRLAAGLHALGLRPGDRALFQMGTDIKTALALFGCFKAGVLPVCTIPQYRSVEISALAQVTRPRAFFVQADVSPNFDQVGFAAEMAEAHHIPHLLVSGGHASSPGCSIESLMAQHPSGAPPEEWNHCDVAALQLSGGSTGVPKVIPRYHGEYLAHTKAWCDHFGCGDGDVGIWALPMLHNAGMMFSLLRSVLYGATTVLMPKWDVARFFSLMERERVQHAFTIGPHAPSIAGFPGAANHDLSSLKLTLTLIGAEPIERGTARPATNMYGITEGLVLASAPHFPPAVRHGSIGTACWEHDEVRILEPGTEKEVPLGESGELCFRGPSSLRGYYAAPEITAASMTSDGFFRTADMVRACREGQLTVYQFEGRMRDNINRGGEKFGTEDIELLLARHPQIADGKVVAMPDPIYGEKACAYLIPREGAALPSVPELAAFLVSRGLAKYKCPEHIEAVSTFPITRVGKLDRQQMRQAIAEKLAGETQGG; encoded by the coding sequence ATGAGCGGAATCGAAACCCGCCCCCGGCTTCCGCTGCCCGAGGTCGTCTACACGCCTGCGGCGCAGGCCGAGCGGTACCTTCGAGAAGGCGCTTGGCGGCCGATCACCATCGGGAACGCATTGCGGCAAGCCGCTCGTGAGTTTCCGCAGAGAACTGCCTACGTCTGCGATGACCGTCGCATCAGCTTCGCCGAGGTGGACGAGAAGAGCTCGCGGCTCGCGGCAGGTCTGCACGCCTTGGGGCTTCGGCCCGGAGATCGCGCGCTCTTCCAGATGGGAACCGACATCAAGACGGCGCTGGCGCTCTTCGGCTGCTTCAAGGCCGGCGTGCTGCCGGTATGCACCATCCCGCAGTACCGCTCCGTGGAGATCTCTGCCTTGGCCCAGGTGACTCGACCCCGCGCATTCTTCGTGCAGGCCGACGTTTCGCCCAACTTCGACCAGGTGGGCTTCGCCGCCGAGATGGCCGAGGCGCACCACATCCCGCACTTGCTGGTGAGCGGCGGACATGCGAGCTCGCCCGGGTGCAGCATCGAATCGCTGATGGCGCAGCATCCGTCAGGGGCGCCGCCGGAGGAGTGGAACCATTGCGATGTGGCGGCTTTGCAGCTGTCGGGTGGTTCTACGGGCGTGCCCAAGGTCATTCCCCGATACCACGGTGAATACCTCGCGCACACCAAGGCGTGGTGCGACCACTTCGGGTGCGGCGATGGGGATGTCGGGATCTGGGCGCTTCCCATGCTGCACAACGCCGGGATGATGTTCTCGCTGTTGCGCTCCGTGCTGTATGGCGCCACGACCGTGCTGATGCCGAAATGGGATGTCGCGCGCTTCTTTTCGCTGATGGAACGCGAGCGCGTGCAGCACGCGTTCACGATCGGGCCGCATGCGCCATCGATTGCCGGTTTTCCCGGCGCAGCGAATCATGACCTTTCCTCGCTGAAACTCACGCTGACGCTCATTGGCGCGGAGCCGATCGAGCGCGGCACGGCGCGCCCGGCGACGAACATGTACGGCATCACCGAGGGCCTTGTGCTGGCCAGCGCACCCCATTTCCCGCCCGCCGTCCGGCACGGCTCGATCGGGACGGCTTGCTGGGAGCACGACGAAGTTCGCATTCTTGAGCCTGGAACGGAGAAGGAGGTTCCTTTGGGCGAATCCGGGGAGCTGTGCTTCCGCGGTCCGTCGTCCCTGCGGGGCTACTACGCCGCCCCTGAAATCACGGCCGCATCCATGACTTCCGACGGATTTTTCCGGACTGCAGACATGGTCCGCGCCTGCCGTGAAGGCCAACTGACCGTCTACCAGTTCGAAGGGCGCATGCGCGACAACATCAATCGCGGCGGCGAGAAGTTCGGCACAGAGGACATCGAACTGCTGCTCGCGCGGCATCCGCAGATCGCGGACGGAAAAGTTGTTGCCATGCCAGACCCGATCTATGGCGAGAAGGCGTGCGCCTACCTGATCCCGCGGGAGGGTGCTGCCCTCCCGTCGGTGCCGGAGCTTGCGGCGTTTCTCGTTTCACGCGGGCTCGCCAAGTACAAGTGCCCCGAGCACATCGAGGCGGTCAGCACCTTCCCGATCACGCGTGTGGGAAAACTCGACCGGCAGCAGATGCGCCAGGCGATTGCCGAGAAGCTCGCAGGCGAGACCCAGGGGGGCTAA
- a CDS encoding acyl-CoA thioesterase yields the protein MRHYTYDRRLNWSECDPGGIIFFPHYARWMVDGLNEMFLSLGIDPNAPTGGNALGGLPVLGLSMKFLSAPALHDTVSHHITVTKVGGKSMAFQHRFLRGDELLMEAEETRVWAEHPLGNPRALRTLQVPEHVRALLQQGAGDAGQIDNRTSKGNE from the coding sequence ATGCGCCACTACACCTATGACCGCCGCTTGAACTGGAGCGAATGTGATCCGGGCGGGATCATTTTTTTCCCGCACTACGCGCGATGGATGGTCGACGGCCTGAACGAGATGTTCCTCAGCCTCGGGATCGATCCGAACGCGCCGACGGGCGGCAACGCCTTGGGCGGCCTGCCCGTACTCGGTCTTTCGATGAAGTTCTTGAGCGCGCCCGCTCTGCACGACACCGTGAGCCACCACATCACCGTGACAAAGGTCGGCGGCAAATCGATGGCATTCCAGCATCGATTCTTGCGCGGCGACGAGTTGCTGATGGAGGCGGAAGAGACGCGTGTATGGGCGGAGCACCCGCTCGGCAACCCACGCGCCTTGCGCACCCTGCAAGTGCCGGAGCACGTGCGGGCCTTGCTGCAGCAAGGCGCCGGAGATGCTGGGCAGATTGACAACCGAACGAGCAAGGGAAACGAATGA
- a CDS encoding FAD-dependent monooxygenase, translating into MMKVKILGGGPAGLYAAYRIRCELPDADVMVYEQNDSQTTFGFGVVFSDKALEFLGAEDSQTLALITAGLEKWSDIELRVHGERIRIDGVGFTAIARLRLLEILRQRALSVGAKLINSHLVRDMAELEDADLVIGADGVNSLVRKSHEAEFGTEVTLLNNRFAWFAATRPFDFLTQTFKELGQGSINAHHYRYTPSMSTFLVEVNARTFERVGFDRMTEDESRAYCEDVFSEELDGARLVTNKSLWRRFPVISNKRWSVGNRVLVGDALRTAHFSIGSGTRLALEDVQALAHALADHPRNVQDALAAFEAQRRPIVDKLAAAATRSATWYDSFAEHLKLPAWEFAMNYIGRSGRIDTERLRAMSPRFVEGYEAWRKAA; encoded by the coding sequence ATGATGAAGGTCAAGATCCTCGGTGGAGGTCCGGCGGGCCTCTACGCCGCCTACCGCATCCGGTGCGAACTGCCCGATGCCGACGTGATGGTGTACGAGCAGAACGACTCGCAAACGACCTTTGGCTTCGGCGTGGTGTTTTCTGACAAGGCGCTGGAGTTCCTCGGCGCGGAAGATTCGCAGACACTGGCTCTCATCACCGCGGGCCTCGAGAAGTGGAGTGATATCGAGCTGCGCGTGCACGGCGAACGTATCCGGATCGATGGCGTCGGGTTCACTGCCATCGCACGCTTGCGCCTGCTCGAGATCTTGCGCCAGCGCGCGCTATCCGTTGGGGCGAAGCTGATCAACAGCCACTTGGTGCGCGACATGGCAGAACTGGAGGATGCCGACCTGGTGATCGGCGCCGACGGCGTCAACTCGTTGGTGCGCAAGTCACACGAGGCGGAGTTCGGCACGGAGGTCACGCTGTTGAACAACCGGTTCGCGTGGTTCGCTGCAACGCGCCCTTTTGATTTCCTGACGCAGACCTTCAAGGAGCTCGGACAGGGCAGCATCAACGCGCACCACTACCGCTACACGCCTTCGATGAGCACCTTTCTGGTAGAGGTGAATGCCCGTACCTTCGAGCGCGTGGGCTTCGACCGCATGACCGAAGACGAGTCCCGTGCGTATTGTGAGGACGTCTTCTCCGAGGAGCTCGATGGTGCCAGGCTGGTGACCAACAAGTCGCTATGGCGACGCTTCCCGGTGATCAGCAACAAGCGCTGGTCCGTCGGCAATCGGGTGCTGGTCGGTGATGCGCTTCGTACCGCCCACTTCTCCATCGGCTCGGGAACGCGGCTGGCGCTCGAAGACGTCCAGGCACTCGCGCATGCGCTGGCCGACCATCCGCGCAACGTTCAGGATGCGCTCGCTGCGTTCGAGGCACAGCGGCGACCTATCGTGGACAAGCTCGCGGCAGCGGCCACGCGCAGCGCGACCTGGTACGACAGCTTCGCGGAGCACCTGAAGTTGCCGGCCTGGGAATTTGCCATGAACTACATCGGCCGGTCCGGGCGGATCGACACCGAACGTCTGAGGGCGATGTCACCGCGCTTCGTCGAGGGATACGAGGCTTGGCGGAAGGCGGCCTGA
- the gtdA gene encoding gentisate 1,2-dioxygenase: MNDSGTSQADHAARERYYDEIRPLNLAPLWSVLKGLVPAQPVPEAEPCKWAWDEVYPQLLRAGGLISAEEAERRVLVLENPGLPGKSKITDTLYGGLQLILPGETAPAHRHTQSALRFVLHGSGAYTAVDGEKTPMERGDFIITPHWTWHDHGHEGSEPVVWLDGLDVPLVSFLRTGFREEYTQKAQTTFQAAGESAARFSSGLLPLDYVPRGLTSPLFSYPYARSREAIEVQARSAPPDPHLGVCLRYVNPVTGGWTMPTIGTVLRYYPQGFTTRPYRSTDSTVLVGLEGEAEIRVSGTTLRIGPNDIAVVPGWSEWTVAAQQDAVVFSYSDRPVHEKLGLLRELRG; this comes from the coding sequence ATGAATGACAGTGGAACGTCGCAAGCCGACCACGCTGCGCGCGAGCGCTACTACGACGAAATCCGGCCGTTGAACCTCGCTCCGCTATGGAGCGTGCTGAAAGGCCTTGTCCCTGCCCAGCCGGTACCCGAGGCCGAGCCATGCAAGTGGGCTTGGGACGAGGTGTATCCGCAACTGCTGCGCGCAGGCGGGCTCATCTCTGCGGAGGAGGCCGAACGCAGGGTCCTGGTGCTGGAGAATCCTGGCTTGCCGGGCAAGTCGAAGATCACCGACACGCTCTACGGAGGGCTGCAACTGATCCTGCCGGGCGAGACGGCGCCGGCGCACCGGCATACCCAGTCGGCGCTGCGCTTTGTCCTCCACGGATCGGGCGCGTACACCGCGGTCGATGGTGAAAAGACTCCGATGGAGCGCGGCGATTTCATCATCACGCCGCATTGGACCTGGCATGACCACGGGCACGAAGGCAGCGAGCCCGTGGTGTGGCTTGACGGGCTGGACGTTCCACTCGTCTCGTTCCTGCGAACCGGCTTCCGTGAGGAATACACGCAGAAGGCGCAGACCACATTCCAGGCAGCAGGCGAGAGCGCGGCGCGCTTTAGCTCCGGCCTGCTTCCGCTGGACTATGTCCCTCGCGGACTCACCTCGCCGCTATTCAGCTACCCCTACGCGCGCTCGCGAGAAGCCATCGAGGTGCAGGCGCGTTCCGCGCCGCCCGATCCGCACCTGGGTGTATGCCTGCGCTATGTGAACCCGGTCACGGGAGGCTGGACGATGCCGACGATTGGCACGGTGCTGCGCTACTACCCCCAAGGTTTCACGACGAGGCCTTACCGCTCGACCGACAGCACGGTCCTCGTCGGCCTCGAAGGCGAGGCCGAGATCCGGGTGTCCGGGACCACCCTGAGGATCGGCCCGAATGACATCGCCGTCGTACCGGGCTGGAGCGAGTGGACCGTCGCGGCGCAGCAGGACGCAGTTGTCTTCAGCTACTCCGATCGCCCCGTGCACGAAAAGCTCGGGCTCTTGCGCGAACTCCGCGGCTGA
- a CDS encoding fumarylacetoacetate hydrolase family protein: protein MKLCLFNDCRIGIAVEEDVVDVTEAFAAVPKPTWPYPQSDWVIQHFDDVRGKVEELSRTSARTPLSEVSLRSPVANPGKIIGAPINYKDHIAEANADAQINHGKTFTELDQFGLFLKANSSLIGCSQEIEIPFADRRTDHEVELAVVIGRKAKRVSREEALDYVFGYTIGLDMTVRGPEFPTYRKSPDTFCVLGPWIVTKDEIADPNVLDLSIRVNQEVKQASNTKYLIFDVQRLIEYASAIYTLNPGDVIMTGTPAGVGPVVPGDVLEASIPEIGGMTVRVAH from the coding sequence ATGAAACTCTGCCTATTCAACGACTGCAGGATCGGCATCGCTGTTGAGGAAGACGTGGTCGACGTCACCGAAGCGTTTGCGGCTGTCCCGAAGCCAACCTGGCCGTACCCGCAGTCCGACTGGGTGATCCAGCATTTCGACGATGTGCGCGGCAAGGTCGAGGAGCTGTCCCGGACCAGCGCGCGCACGCCCTTGTCGGAGGTGAGCTTGCGCTCCCCGGTGGCGAACCCGGGCAAGATCATCGGCGCGCCGATCAATTACAAGGACCACATTGCGGAGGCCAACGCCGACGCACAGATCAACCACGGCAAGACGTTCACCGAACTGGACCAATTCGGCCTGTTCTTGAAGGCGAACAGCTCGCTCATCGGGTGCAGCCAGGAAATCGAGATTCCTTTCGCTGATCGCCGCACGGACCATGAGGTCGAACTCGCGGTCGTCATTGGCCGCAAGGCCAAACGCGTGTCTCGGGAAGAAGCATTGGACTACGTGTTCGGCTACACGATCGGCCTCGACATGACCGTGCGTGGCCCGGAGTTCCCGACCTATCGCAAGTCCCCCGACACCTTTTGCGTGCTCGGCCCGTGGATTGTCACGAAGGACGAGATCGCCGACCCGAACGTGCTGGACTTGAGCATCCGTGTGAATCAGGAGGTGAAGCAGGCCTCGAACACGAAGTACCTGATCTTCGACGTGCAGCGCCTCATCGAGTACGCCTCGGCCATCTATACGCTGAACCCGGGGGACGTGATCATGACCGGCACGCCTGCGGGGGTGGGGCCGGTCGTGCCCGGCGACGTTCTGGAGGCGTCGATTCCGGAAATCGGGGGCATGACCGTGCGCGTTGCGCACTGA
- a CDS encoding BCCT family transporter, whose product MKDSNQEEQRPKTTFSAPVVLPALLGLGALLAFCALYPEQAGRIFPSVQAWVVRQFDWFYTVAVSIFLVFLLLLAVSRFGQIRLGPEDAVPDFTFLSWTAMLFAAGMGIGLMYFGVAEPLQHFLKPPTALGGTPAAAKEALQVTFFHWGFHAWSVYGTMGLVLAYFGFRYNLPLTMRSGLYPILRGRINGPIGHGVDAFALVGTIAGIATTLGYGALQLAAGLHLLTGWNTSTAAFRLGIIVVVVGLAGVSAVSGLDKGVRRLSELNLSLALLLLGFVVITGPTVFLLQALAENVGGYLSSLVDLSLRTFAYEPPREQGWFAGWTILYWAWWISWSPFVGMFIARISRGRTIREFIIGVLLVPTAFNLLWMTAFGNGAIWMDSHVANGALAQTASNVDALLFRFFEYLPATRAASWLAVVLIAIFFVTSADSGAFVVDAIGSRGHPRSPVWQRLFWAMVLGLTAMVLLLSGGLKALQALTLVAALPVTLILLMLCYGLWRGLLADQAHSTQDLAPATSFWSGQHWRRRLEQIVHDSTREDVFRFMQATVLPAMHQVSDELRRRGVLADVQHDLDEGATVRLTIPDPELRDFIYGVRIAHRHLPVFTVQDASEDGRAQVFEPTTFFEDGRQGYDIQYLRMEEVIADILRQYERYRSLSANLRTHLLSRAPGHSEPMS is encoded by the coding sequence ATGAAGGACAGCAATCAAGAGGAGCAGCGCCCCAAGACCACGTTTTCCGCGCCTGTCGTGCTTCCTGCACTCCTCGGCCTCGGCGCGTTGCTGGCCTTTTGTGCCCTTTACCCGGAGCAGGCGGGTCGGATCTTCCCGAGCGTCCAGGCCTGGGTGGTCCGGCAGTTCGACTGGTTCTATACCGTGGCGGTGTCCATCTTCCTGGTATTCCTGCTGCTGCTGGCTGTCAGCCGCTTCGGCCAAATCAGGCTGGGCCCGGAAGATGCCGTTCCCGACTTCACCTTCCTGTCCTGGACCGCGATGCTGTTTGCGGCCGGGATGGGCATTGGCCTGATGTACTTTGGCGTCGCCGAGCCGCTGCAGCACTTCCTGAAGCCTCCCACCGCGCTCGGAGGCACGCCAGCGGCGGCGAAGGAGGCACTTCAGGTCACGTTCTTTCACTGGGGGTTTCATGCGTGGTCGGTCTACGGAACGATGGGCCTCGTGCTTGCCTATTTCGGGTTTCGCTACAACTTGCCTCTGACAATGCGCTCAGGCCTGTATCCAATACTCAGGGGTCGGATCAACGGACCCATCGGGCATGGCGTCGACGCCTTCGCGCTGGTGGGAACCATCGCAGGCATCGCCACGACCTTAGGCTATGGCGCGCTGCAACTCGCTGCCGGATTGCACTTGCTGACAGGCTGGAACACCTCGACTGCCGCCTTTCGCCTGGGCATCATCGTCGTGGTGGTCGGCCTCGCGGGAGTTTCGGCGGTGTCCGGCCTCGACAAGGGCGTGCGCAGGCTGAGTGAACTGAACCTGTCGCTTGCGCTGCTATTGCTCGGATTCGTCGTCATCACGGGACCGACGGTCTTTCTCTTGCAAGCGTTGGCCGAGAACGTCGGCGGGTACCTCTCGAGTCTTGTCGACCTGTCGCTGCGGACCTTCGCCTATGAGCCGCCGCGCGAGCAGGGATGGTTCGCGGGGTGGACCATCCTCTATTGGGCCTGGTGGATCTCCTGGTCGCCATTCGTCGGCATGTTCATCGCGCGCATCTCGCGCGGACGCACGATCAGGGAGTTCATCATCGGCGTCTTGCTGGTGCCGACCGCATTCAACCTGCTCTGGATGACTGCGTTCGGAAATGGCGCCATCTGGATGGATTCGCACGTTGCAAATGGTGCTCTGGCCCAGACCGCGAGCAATGTCGATGCACTGCTGTTTCGCTTTTTCGAGTACCTGCCCGCAACGAGGGCAGCGTCATGGCTGGCCGTCGTGTTGATCGCCATCTTCTTCGTCACCTCTGCGGACTCGGGTGCTTTCGTTGTCGATGCGATCGGCTCGCGCGGTCATCCCCGGTCCCCGGTCTGGCAACGCCTGTTCTGGGCCATGGTGCTCGGCTTGACGGCCATGGTGTTGCTGCTGTCGGGCGGGTTGAAGGCGCTGCAGGCATTGACATTGGTTGCGGCACTGCCCGTCACGCTGATTCTGTTGATGCTCTGCTATGGCCTGTGGCGGGGGCTGCTTGCCGATCAGGCACATTCGACGCAGGACCTGGCGCCCGCAACCAGTTTCTGGAGCGGACAGCACTGGCGCCGCCGCCTGGAGCAGATCGTTCATGATTCGACGCGCGAGGATGTCTTCCGATTCATGCAGGCGACCGTGCTGCCTGCAATGCATCAGGTGTCCGACGAATTGCGCAGGCGTGGCGTCCTGGCCGATGTGCAGCATGACCTGGACGAAGGCGCCACGGTCCGCCTCACCATACCGGACCCGGAGTTGCGCGATTTCATCTACGGCGTTCGCATCGCTCATCGCCACCTTCCGGTCTTCACGGTTCAGGACGCGAGCGAGGATGGGCGGGCACAAGTGTTCGAGCCGACCACGTTCTTCGAGGACGGTCGGCAGGGCTATGACATCCAGTACTTGCGCATGGAGGAGGTCATTGCGGACATCTTGCGCCAGTACGAGCGCTACCGCTCGCTCAGCGCCAACCTTCGAACCCATCTTCTCAGCCGCGCGCCCGGCCACTCTGAGCCGATGTCATGA
- a CDS encoding TetR/AcrR family transcriptional regulator has protein sequence MTKSSTYPVSARGPADHEVRDQIVVAATEHFSHYGYEKTTVSDLAKAIGFSKAYIYKFFESKQAIGEMICANCLRKIETEVGAALAETDLPPEKLRRLFKATTEASLRLFLQDPKLYEIAASAAMERWQSVLAYEERIQTLLRDVLQAGRQTGDFERKTPLDETAMAIYLVLRPYVHPVLLKNSADHIEEAPARLSNLVLRSLSP, from the coding sequence ATGACGAAATCAAGTACTTACCCTGTTTCGGCGCGGGGCCCGGCCGACCATGAGGTGAGAGACCAGATCGTTGTCGCGGCCACCGAGCACTTCAGCCACTACGGCTACGAGAAAACGACCGTCTCCGACCTTGCCAAGGCCATCGGCTTTTCCAAGGCTTACATCTACAAGTTCTTCGAATCCAAGCAAGCCATCGGCGAGATGATCTGCGCGAACTGTCTGCGCAAGATCGAAACCGAGGTCGGTGCGGCGTTGGCAGAGACCGACCTGCCGCCAGAGAAGTTGCGGCGGCTCTTCAAGGCCACTACAGAGGCGAGCCTGCGCTTGTTTTTGCAAGACCCCAAGCTTTACGAGATTGCGGCATCGGCCGCCATGGAGCGTTGGCAGTCGGTGCTTGCCTACGAGGAACGCATCCAGACGTTGCTTCGGGATGTCTTGCAGGCCGGTCGGCAGACGGGGGACTTCGAGCGCAAGACGCCGCTGGACGAAACGGCGATGGCGATCTACCTGGTCCTGCGCCCCTACGTCCACCCTGTGTTGCTGAAGAACAGCGCTGACCATATCGAGGAGGCGCCGGCGCGCCTGTCCAACCTGGTGCTGCGCAGCCTCTCGCCGTGA
- a CDS encoding efflux RND transporter periplasmic adaptor subunit: protein MLRRRLVSSTVLCALPFALAACGEKARPDPRTQAQLVRAVAIQGAHPASRSFTGTVAARVQSDLGFRVAGKVLERLVDGGQNVKRGQPLMRMDAVDLKLAAHAQQETVAAARARAQQTAEDEARHRDLRGTGAISASAYDQSKASADAAKAQLRAAEAQAEVARNANRYAELVADADGVVMETLAEPGQVVNAGQAVVRLAHAGRREAVIQLPETLRPVVGSIGHATLFGKEGVGTAARLRQLSDVADRLTRTFEARYVLEGELANAPLGTTVTIQIADGLASLEGGLQVPIGALFDAGKGPGVWVIGGEPAKVNWRPVLVQRVDDDGARIAGQLKQGDRIVALGAHLLREGEVVRVADPAAAAATGATRP, encoded by the coding sequence ATGCTTCGGCGCCGCCTCGTTAGCTCTACGGTCCTCTGTGCATTGCCCTTTGCGCTGGCCGCATGCGGCGAAAAGGCAAGACCGGATCCGCGCACCCAGGCGCAGCTGGTGCGGGCCGTCGCCATCCAGGGAGCGCACCCGGCCTCACGTTCGTTCACGGGGACAGTAGCCGCCCGGGTCCAGAGCGACTTGGGGTTTCGCGTCGCCGGCAAGGTGCTCGAGCGGCTCGTGGATGGCGGGCAGAACGTCAAACGCGGCCAGCCGCTCATGCGCATGGACGCCGTCGATCTGAAACTTGCCGCGCATGCACAGCAAGAAACGGTGGCAGCAGCGCGAGCGCGGGCGCAGCAGACGGCAGAGGACGAAGCGCGCCACCGCGACCTGCGCGGCACCGGTGCCATATCGGCTTCTGCCTACGACCAGAGCAAGGCTTCCGCGGATGCCGCCAAGGCCCAGCTCCGTGCGGCTGAAGCCCAGGCCGAAGTCGCCCGCAATGCGAACCGCTATGCGGAGCTGGTGGCCGATGCCGATGGCGTCGTCATGGAAACCTTGGCCGAACCCGGCCAAGTCGTGAACGCGGGACAAGCCGTGGTGCGCCTGGCCCACGCCGGGCGACGCGAGGCCGTGATCCAGCTGCCGGAAACCCTGCGCCCCGTGGTCGGTTCGATCGGGCACGCCACGCTCTTCGGCAAGGAGGGCGTTGGCACTGCGGCCAGACTTCGACAGCTCTCGGATGTCGCGGACCGGCTGACCCGCACTTTCGAGGCCCGTTATGTGCTCGAAGGAGAGCTGGCCAACGCGCCGTTGGGCACCACGGTCACCATCCAGATTGCCGATGGACTTGCTTCCTTGGAAGGTGGCCTGCAAGTGCCGATCGGAGCCCTCTTCGACGCTGGCAAGGGACCGGGCGTGTGGGTCATCGGCGGTGAGCCAGCGAAAGTCAACTGGCGGCCGGTCCTTGTCCAGCGCGTGGACGATGATGGCGCACGCATCGCCGGTCAGCTCAAGCAGGGCGACCGGATCGTCGCGCTGGGCGCACACCTTCTGCGCGAGGGCGAGGTGGTGCGAGTGGCCGACCCAGCCGCCGCCGCTGCGACCGGGGCAACACGTCCGTGA